The proteins below come from a single Natranaerofaba carboxydovora genomic window:
- a CDS encoding LemA family protein has product MIIALVVLGVIILYVVVLYNGLISKKNNVDRAWSDIDTHLQKRYDLVPNLVNTVKGYMKHEQEVLENITQARTKWMNSSTLKDKEAAENQMAGALKSLFAVSENYPELKANENFKLLQEDLTAIENKLAYARQRYNRTVKAFNTAIQKFPAVIFANMLNFEQQEYFEVETEEARRPVEVNFDE; this is encoded by the coding sequence ATGATTATCGCATTGGTTGTTTTAGGAGTGATAATATTATATGTTGTTGTACTTTATAACGGTCTAATATCTAAGAAAAACAACGTAGACCGAGCCTGGAGCGACATTGACACACACCTGCAAAAAAGATACGACCTTGTCCCAAACCTTGTTAATACTGTAAAGGGTTATATGAAACACGAACAGGAGGTCTTAGAAAATATTACCCAAGCCCGCACAAAATGGATGAATTCTAGTACCCTTAAAGATAAAGAAGCAGCTGAAAATCAAATGGCAGGTGCATTAAAGAGCTTATTCGCCGTTTCTGAGAACTATCCGGAGTTAAAGGCTAACGAAAACTTTAAGCTTTTACAGGAAGATTTGACCGCTATCGAAAATAAGCTTGCTTATGCTAGACAAAGATACAATAGAACTGTTAAGGCTTTTAACACTGCGATTCAGAAGTTCCCTGCTGTAATCTTTGCAAACATGCTAAACTTTGAACAGCAGGAATATTTCGAAGTTGAAACTGAAGAAGCAAGAAGGCCTGTTGAGGTGAACTTTGACGAGTAA
- the yqeC gene encoding selenium cofactor biosynthesis protein YqeC, with amino-acid sequence MLIEGMSLGFDDRVISVVGGGGKTSFILRLAGELTMEERVIITTTTQMEHLCPKKVDKYIISDDLKQVKKELKTINPDDKTIFLASKKIAGNKVEGVPTKWIKELKEFVKTEGLVESMIVEADGAKRKPLKGGFLENEPVIPGGTDVVVMMTGIDAVDKKLTEEHVHRAELAAKITGLKIGSVLKENYFRKIIEYTSLRASKMSFDARVILFINKVDTEKELNKALPIVSKLAKSDKIKFDRIILGTLKAMNPVQKVLN; translated from the coding sequence ATGTTAATAGAAGGGATGTCCCTTGGTTTTGACGATAGAGTGATAAGTGTTGTTGGAGGTGGGGGCAAAACAAGTTTTATCTTGCGTCTTGCAGGAGAATTAACAATGGAGGAACGAGTTATCATTACAACAACTACCCAAATGGAGCATCTTTGCCCCAAAAAAGTTGATAAATATATTATTTCAGATGATTTGAAGCAGGTAAAAAAAGAATTAAAAACCATAAATCCAGATGATAAAACTATTTTCTTGGCCTCTAAAAAAATTGCAGGAAATAAAGTAGAAGGTGTGCCTACGAAATGGATTAAGGAGCTTAAAGAGTTTGTAAAGACTGAAGGTCTAGTAGAAAGTATGATCGTAGAAGCTGACGGTGCCAAAAGAAAACCGCTAAAAGGTGGTTTTTTGGAAAATGAACCTGTGATACCTGGAGGAACAGATGTGGTTGTAATGATGACAGGGATTGATGCAGTAGACAAAAAATTAACTGAAGAACACGTTCATAGAGCAGAGCTAGCAGCCAAAATAACAGGGTTAAAAATAGGAAGTGTTTTGAAAGAAAATTATTTTAGAAAGATCATTGAATACACATCACTTAGAGCTAGTAAAATGTCTTTTGATGCAAGAGTGATATTATTTATTAATAAAGTTGATACCGAAAAAGAATTAAACAAAGCCCTGCCCATTGTATCTAAGTTAGCAAAATCAGACAAAATAAAATTTGATAGGATAATACTTGGGACCTTAAAGGCAATGAACCCGGTACAGAAGGTGCTTAACTAG
- a CDS encoding sugar ABC transporter substrate-binding protein: MKLLNSKLLLLTILTVLLAAFIVTGCSPEEGKDAGGDPGMEDAEVEVDEDADLNFGMIIKYPGTPYIEAFREGAENKADELGDVHVDIRDGQADAETIMNLMDNYITQEVDGLIMAGAVDLQAIVPGIESLNEEDIPVMALDTSPEGGDIELYINFDIHEATTKAAEDFIEGIKERNDGEVPEGVVLEITGSMQDMFAQASTEAFNEVIEEYSQLEVAQGEGHWNNDDAFERTSDLLTRHGDEVLGVYVHTPDIMGPGAVSAIESHGEDPADYGITGICMGPEGLDLIKDGKVRSIVAQPAYSAAKLAVGYLNDLNEGKEIPRPGDEVDDEDAIWAPAPVEENPWADEGGYLKQQGPLVPHEVDPDDERLWENKLDHLWD; the protein is encoded by the coding sequence ATGAAATTACTAAATAGTAAATTATTGTTGTTAACTATCTTAACAGTTTTACTGGCTGCGTTTATAGTAACTGGCTGTTCGCCTGAGGAAGGTAAGGATGCTGGTGGTGATCCCGGTATGGAAGACGCGGAAGTTGAAGTTGATGAAGATGCTGATCTAAACTTTGGGATGATTATTAAATACCCGGGCACTCCTTACATAGAGGCTTTTAGAGAAGGTGCAGAGAACAAAGCAGATGAGCTAGGTGATGTTCATGTTGATATAAGGGATGGACAGGCAGATGCCGAAACTATAATGAATCTTATGGATAATTACATCACTCAGGAGGTAGATGGCTTGATTATGGCGGGGGCAGTGGATCTACAGGCTATAGTTCCCGGTATAGAAAGTTTAAATGAAGAGGATATACCTGTAATGGCCCTTGATACATCCCCTGAAGGTGGAGATATAGAGCTATATATTAATTTTGACATCCATGAAGCTACCACAAAAGCAGCTGAAGATTTCATTGAAGGTATAAAAGAACGTAATGATGGAGAAGTGCCTGAAGGAGTGGTACTTGAGATTACAGGATCTATGCAGGATATGTTTGCTCAGGCTTCAACAGAAGCCTTTAATGAAGTTATAGAAGAATATTCTCAGCTAGAAGTGGCCCAGGGTGAAGGACACTGGAACAATGATGATGCTTTTGAGAGAACAAGCGACCTTTTGACAAGGCATGGTGACGAGGTGCTGGGTGTATATGTTCATACACCTGATATAATGGGGCCTGGAGCGGTTAGCGCTATAGAAAGTCACGGCGAAGATCCGGCCGATTACGGAATAACCGGAATCTGTATGGGACCAGAAGGCCTTGATTTAATTAAAGATGGAAAAGTAAGGTCAATAGTAGCACAGCCTGCATATTCTGCTGCTAAGCTTGCAGTAGGGTACTTAAATGACCTTAATGAAGGAAAAGAAATACCAAGGCCCGGTGATGAAGTAGATGATGAGGACGCTATTTGGGCTCCGGCGCCCGTAGAAGAAAACCCATGGGCTGATGAAGGTGGATACTTGAAGCAGCAGGGACCTTTAGTGCCCCATGAAGTAGATCCTGATGATGAGAGGCTTTGGGAGAATAAACTGGACCATCTCTGGGATTAA
- a CDS encoding DUF362 domain-containing protein, with translation MAIVSVNKARQKDVRDLDKEKIIHAVEKSYIEAGLDKYITPGQKVLIKPNLVAVPPKRISGAVTLVEVSEALALQVVKAGATPIIGDSSAVGVNTEDVISTCGYDELRQKGYDVRDLKKDKISKLNGFKIYNTVKEVDVIITLPVMKTHDQFEVSLGIKNLKGLLADEEKKRFHNKYNLSEALSEFVSTLIGEKQVLSVMDGIYALEGRGPVFGSPVNMDLILAGMDLVAVDAIASEIMGVNEDELFIEKSLSNKKFGTIDREKIKILGDYTKDNLPVKNFDRGKDIKIEADGFSMVFSKSTCTGCKNTVISCLYDIKEDNLEKKLANKTIITGELNEMEEYNEMTKNGDAKSVGSYDKNDAEVILVGRCALRPCTFKIEILNKTNKQNVKLTRVFGCPPENNEVLKVLKCLQ, from the coding sequence ATGGCGATTGTTTCAGTAAATAAAGCTAGACAGAAGGATGTAAGGGACTTAGATAAAGAAAAGATAATCCATGCTGTAGAGAAAAGCTATATTGAAGCTGGACTAGATAAATATATAACCCCAGGCCAAAAAGTCTTGATAAAACCAAACCTGGTTGCAGTGCCGCCAAAAAGAATAAGCGGAGCTGTAACCCTTGTAGAAGTAAGTGAAGCCCTTGCCCTTCAGGTCGTTAAAGCTGGAGCAACTCCTATAATTGGTGATTCTTCGGCAGTGGGTGTTAATACTGAAGATGTTATCTCTACATGCGGTTATGATGAGTTAAGACAAAAAGGCTATGATGTAAGGGATTTAAAAAAAGACAAAATTTCAAAGCTAAACGGATTTAAAATCTATAATACGGTAAAAGAAGTAGATGTTATCATTACCCTTCCCGTGATGAAAACTCATGATCAGTTTGAAGTAAGCCTTGGAATAAAAAACTTAAAGGGCCTTTTGGCAGATGAAGAAAAAAAGAGATTTCATAACAAATATAATCTTTCAGAAGCTTTGAGCGAGTTTGTAAGTACTTTGATTGGTGAAAAGCAAGTTTTGTCGGTGATGGACGGGATTTATGCCCTTGAGGGAAGAGGGCCTGTTTTTGGTAGCCCTGTTAATATGGACCTTATTCTTGCAGGTATGGATTTGGTGGCTGTTGATGCTATTGCCTCTGAAATAATGGGGGTTAATGAGGATGAGTTATTCATAGAAAAATCACTGTCTAATAAAAAGTTTGGAACAATCGATAGAGAAAAGATAAAAATTCTTGGTGATTACACTAAAGATAATCTCCCTGTGAAAAATTTTGATAGAGGCAAGGATATAAAAATAGAAGCTGATGGGTTTTCGATGGTTTTTTCTAAATCGACTTGCACAGGGTGTAAAAATACTGTGATTAGCTGTCTTTATGATATAAAAGAAGACAATTTAGAAAAAAAGTTAGCAAATAAAACAATTATAACGGGTGAATTGAATGAGATGGAAGAATACAATGAGATGACAAAAAATGGGGATGCCAAAAGTGTTGGGAGTTATGACAAAAACGACGCTGAAGTGATACTGGTTGGTAGGTGTGCTCTTAGACCATGTACCTTCAAAATTGAAATTTTAAATAAAACAAATAAGCAAAATGTTAAATTAACCCGTGTTTTTGGCTGCCCCCCGGAAAACAATGAAGTATTGAAAGTACTTAAATGTTTACAATAA
- a CDS encoding M48 family metallopeptidase gives MLIEEHIKRNKLKTYLLFGLYIFLFAAVAFLLGLYTGDVVTWGILFGVVFVVMFIISNFFGKNVIAKMTGAREVTREQEPYLYHTIDGLSIAAGINTPKAYIIETDTPNAFAAGSSPKNAIVGVTRGLLNRLNREELEAVIAHEMAHIKNYDIKVATISVVLAGTIVFVAHMMRRSLFWGRFGRAGMGGGSRRGGSGKGGAAVIQILALIVVIIIAPLMARIIQFAISRKREYLADASGAELTGYPEALASALEKISGMQKDDTKLDNDAIKGLFIVNPSLEDSAGAVGSEQTDVMSFSGKRKSSLFSTHPDVKDRIERLRSM, from the coding sequence ATGCTTATTGAAGAACACATTAAGCGCAACAAACTAAAAACTTACTTGCTTTTCGGGCTGTATATTTTTTTATTTGCTGCAGTAGCCTTTTTACTCGGATTATATACCGGAGATGTAGTAACCTGGGGAATACTGTTCGGTGTTGTTTTTGTTGTTATGTTTATAATTAGTAACTTCTTTGGCAAAAATGTAATCGCCAAGATGACAGGAGCAAGAGAGGTTACAAGAGAACAAGAGCCATATCTCTATCACACAATTGACGGGCTTAGTATAGCAGCAGGTATTAATACCCCCAAAGCTTATATTATAGAAACTGATACTCCTAATGCCTTCGCTGCTGGCTCTTCTCCCAAAAATGCTATCGTTGGGGTGACAAGGGGACTTTTGAATAGATTAAACAGGGAAGAGCTTGAAGCAGTTATCGCACATGAAATGGCTCATATTAAAAATTACGATATTAAGGTAGCTACTATATCCGTAGTACTTGCAGGGACTATAGTTTTTGTGGCTCATATGATGAGAAGGAGTCTTTTTTGGGGTAGATTTGGCCGTGCTGGCATGGGTGGAGGCTCTAGACGAGGAGGCAGTGGCAAAGGCGGTGCCGCTGTAATTCAAATTCTTGCTTTGATTGTAGTGATTATAATTGCCCCTCTAATGGCAAGGATAATACAGTTTGCAATCTCAAGAAAAAGAGAATACCTTGCAGATGCAAGTGGTGCTGAATTAACAGGGTATCCTGAAGCACTTGCAAGCGCCCTTGAAAAAATCTCCGGTATGCAAAAAGATGATACAAAACTAGACAACGATGCCATTAAAGGGCTGTTTATCGTTAATCCTTCTTTGGAGGATAGTGCAGGTGCTGTAGGCAGCGAGCAGACAGATGTGATGAGCTTTAGCGGCAAAAGAAAAAGTAGTCTTTTTTCTACACATCCGGATGTTAAAGATAGAATAGAGCGGCTTCGAAGCATGTAA